From Solanum lycopersicum chromosome 8, SLM_r2.1, the proteins below share one genomic window:
- the LOC112942046 gene encoding uncharacterized protein translates to MSGRPRKLRRKEVGEKKMSGKLSKTGLTMTCSLCHVKGHNKISFHLRRSDGVGSTVGEQRATPTSNVEEPSSSKMGKGRPKKSTNIESETVAKRGRGRPKNTSANASATGDSPTIIAPLTTSRTTRATSSASASWAFPRTTAPPTTSRTPTHEASASVNGVGVLLRSRSNRGRGRGLGSAGRGSNHPLENWFTCSQGSTTQDVDQNTNVAPKEIVATKKGKGVENTTQFKRPRVTGVGVFQAKNGFKNFSPGLPSSTILAGPKRVLRSSIVTGDVGFKPTSGFSGKEIRKSQLEGYSRLEVNQGFQTQMLPPLHNLDTHGNYNVDINGVLLVLFWWPLQVLFCFMFEGKINIPIFCYSTEIMGTYAM, encoded by the exons ATGTCAGGCAGACCTAGAAAGTTAAGAAGGAAAGAGGTTGGTGAAAAGAAGATGTCTGGTAAATTATCTAAAACAGGACTAACTATGACATGTAGTCTTTGCCATGTTAAAGGTcacaataaaataagttttcatTTACGAAGGAGTGATGGAGTTGGTTCTACTGTCGGGGAACAGAGAGCTACCCCTACTTCAAATGTTGAAGAACCATCAAGTTCAAAAATGGGAAAGGGGAGACCAAAG AAATCAACAAATATTGAGAGTGAGACTGTTGCCAAAAGGGGGAGAGGCAGACCTAAAAACACAAGTGCAAATGCAAGTGCAACAGGGGATTCACCTACAATTATTGCACCTCTCACAACTTCAAGAACAACAAGAGCTACATCAAGTGCAAGTGCATCATGGGCCTTTCCTAGAACCACTGCACCTCCTACAACTTCAAGAACACCAACACATGAAGCAAGTGCAAGTGTAAATGGTGTTGGAGTATTATTAAGATCCAGGAGTAATAGAGGAAGGGGTAGGGGATTGGGAAGTGCAGGAAGAGGTAGTAATCATCCACTTGAAAATTGGTTTACATGTTCTCAAGGTAGTACAACACAGGATGTAGACCAGAACACAAATGTTGCACCAAAGGAAATTGTTGCTACCAAGAAAGGAAAGGGTGTTGAAAACACAACTCAATTTAAAAGGCCAAGAGTCACTGGAGTGGGTGTGTTTCAAGCTAAAAATGGTTTCAAAAATTTCAGT CCTGGACTGCCAAGTAGCACAATATTAGCCGGACCAAAGAGAGTTTTGAGATCAAGTATTGTAACTGGGGATGTTGGTTTCAAACCGACAAGTGGATTTAGTGGAAAGGAAATCAGGAAATCACAACTAGAAGGCTACAGCAGATTAGAGGTCAATCAAGGCTTTCAAACCCAAATGCTTCCTCCTCTTCACAACCTCGACACCCATGGAAACTATAATGTTGATATCAATGGTGTTTTATTAGTACTTTTTTGGTGGCCACTACAAGTACTATTTTGTTTCATgtttgaaggaaaaataaatattcctaTATTTTGTTATAGTACTGAAATTATGGGTACTTATGCAATGTGA